A single region of the Verrucomicrobiia bacterium genome encodes:
- the rnpA gene encoding ribonuclease P protein component: protein MARALTMPAKRAIASSMSGSSKGHRKLTPGQKVRERNEFKAIFEKGTKARGIFLNLWYCPTPGQRGPAKLGIVVGRKAEPLATRRNVWKRRLREIFRNNNGEIKPGYSLVLMVLKCEKMPASREIEADFLGLLTKSGLINRRP from the coding sequence TTGGCCCGCGCGCTGACGATGCCGGCCAAGAGGGCGATCGCCTCAAGCATGAGCGGCTCCTCCAAAGGTCATCGCAAACTAACGCCCGGGCAAAAAGTCCGCGAGCGAAACGAATTCAAGGCTATTTTTGAAAAAGGAACCAAGGCGCGGGGCATTTTTCTCAACCTGTGGTACTGCCCCACTCCCGGTCAGCGAGGCCCCGCAAAACTGGGAATCGTGGTCGGGAGAAAAGCCGAACCTCTGGCAACCCGCAGGAATGTCTGGAAGCGGCGGCTGCGGGAAATTTTCAGAAACAACAACGGCGAGATCAAGCCGGGTTACTCTTTGGTTTTGATGGTATTAAAATGCGAAAAAATGCCGGCCAGCCGCGAAATCGAAGCCGATTTTCTGGGGCTTCTGACGAAAAGCGGCCTCATCAACAGGAGACCGTAA
- the yidC gene encoding membrane protein insertase YidC, translating into MSKESSPERNQIMALVLCMAVLWIYPMALKKFYPAAAARPAAAPAADQAVENGEKPLSPPEGPFLEKPEAPAIIRFENNLYEAEFSTLGASVVRLVYKGDPENRDRTRAVLLNTTGEDPGLFAARFTNETTDLSRALFKLNKQDGDSFEFVYERQGQYRFVKRFFMSGTSAIINLEMEIENLSDTEKQFPVDLSLGLLAEANESTRIHDFEAVAWTDKVMASDHTRIRKKGFEVSGKIAWAGLLKKYFALLVKPDIQAMGYDVREVGHTLWADLKLEPVSVPAGQKITKQFFVYAGPQRYNTLKSFGVGFENILSRGFFGAFELLLLQAMKFSHKYTGNYGWDILLLTFLLKLLFSPLTHMSYNSMAKMKALQPRLQSIQERHKKDPTRMNKEMMELYKKNRVNPMGGCLPMVLQIPVFISFYNVLNKTIDLKGAAFIWWIKDLSEPDRLLMLPWDLPVIGHSFNLLPLLMLASMFVQQRLNPQGGMPSDQQKAFAFMPLIFGFIFYKMPSGLVLYWFLNNVLSIIQQGLVKPVVVALHHEDAKHT; encoded by the coding sequence TTGAGTAAAGAGTCGTCACCGGAACGCAATCAGATCATGGCGCTTGTTTTGTGCATGGCCGTGCTGTGGATTTATCCCATGGCGCTCAAAAAGTTTTATCCTGCGGCCGCTGCCCGTCCGGCCGCAGCTCCCGCCGCGGATCAGGCCGTGGAAAACGGCGAAAAGCCCCTGAGTCCGCCCGAAGGCCCGTTTCTAGAGAAGCCTGAGGCACCCGCCATCATCCGGTTTGAAAATAATCTCTACGAAGCGGAATTTTCCACGCTCGGCGCTTCCGTGGTTCGGCTGGTTTATAAAGGAGATCCCGAAAACCGCGATAGAACGCGGGCCGTGCTGCTCAATACGACCGGAGAAGACCCGGGCCTATTCGCGGCCCGATTCACCAACGAAACCACGGACCTCAGCCGCGCGCTTTTCAAATTAAATAAGCAGGACGGCGACAGTTTCGAGTTTGTTTACGAGCGGCAGGGACAATACCGGTTCGTCAAACGGTTCTTCATGAGCGGGACATCCGCGATCATCAATCTCGAGATGGAGATCGAGAACCTCTCGGACACGGAAAAGCAGTTTCCCGTGGATCTCTCGCTCGGGCTTCTCGCGGAAGCCAACGAATCGACGCGCATCCACGATTTCGAAGCCGTGGCCTGGACCGACAAGGTCATGGCTTCCGACCATACCCGCATCCGCAAAAAAGGATTCGAGGTTTCAGGAAAAATCGCGTGGGCGGGACTGCTCAAAAAGTATTTCGCGCTGCTGGTCAAGCCGGACATCCAGGCCATGGGCTACGACGTCCGGGAAGTAGGCCATACGCTTTGGGCGGACTTGAAGCTGGAACCCGTGTCCGTGCCCGCGGGCCAGAAAATAACCAAACAATTTTTCGTTTATGCGGGGCCGCAGCGGTACAACACGCTGAAGAGTTTCGGCGTGGGCTTTGAAAACATCCTCTCGAGAGGGTTTTTCGGCGCGTTCGAACTCTTGCTGCTGCAGGCCATGAAATTTTCCCACAAGTATACCGGCAATTACGGATGGGACATCCTCCTGCTGACGTTCCTGCTTAAGCTTCTCTTCTCTCCCCTGACGCACATGAGCTACAACTCCATGGCCAAGATGAAAGCCTTGCAGCCCAGGCTCCAGTCGATCCAGGAGCGCCACAAAAAAGATCCGACGCGGATGAACAAGGAAATGATGGAGCTGTACAAGAAAAACCGCGTGAACCCCATGGGCGGCTGCCTGCCCATGGTCCTCCAAATCCCGGTTTTCATCTCGTTCTACAACGTGCTCAACAAAACCATCGACTTGAAGGGCGCTGCTTTTATATGGTGGATCAAAGACCTGTCCGAGCCGGACCGCCTTTTGATGCTGCCGTGGGATCTTCCGGTCATTGGTCACAGCTTCAATCTTCTTCCCCTGCTCATGCTGGCTTCCATGTTTGTTCAGCAAAGGCTTAACCCGCAGGGCGGCATGCCTTCGGACCAGCAAAAGGCCTTTGCGTTCATGCCGCTCATTTTCGGGTTCATTTTTTATAAAATGCCCTCAGGCCTCGTGCTCTACTGGTTTTTGAACAACGTCCTTTCGATTATCCAGCAGGGATTGGTGAAGCCGGTGGTGGTTGCGCTTCATCACGAAGACGCCAAGCACACCTAG
- the yidD gene encoding membrane protein insertion efficiency factor YidD produces the protein MFSWPNAAAIALIRAYRRLLSPLLGSHCRFYPSCSAYAEEAFRVQPFLAAAAATFLRLSKCQPFHPGGFDPVE, from the coding sequence ATTTTCTCATGGCCCAACGCCGCTGCCATCGCCTTGATCCGCGCTTATCGCCGGCTGCTTTCTCCCCTGCTTGGATCGCATTGCCGCTTCTATCCTTCCTGTTCCGCGTATGCGGAAGAAGCGTTCCGCGTGCAACCTTTTTTGGCCGCGGCTGCGGCGACTTTTTTGCGTCTGTCGAAGTGCCAGCCGTTTCACCCCGGAGGCTTTGATCCCGTTGAGTAA